From the genome of Salvelinus alpinus chromosome 19, SLU_Salpinus.1, whole genome shotgun sequence, one region includes:
- the cnot6l gene encoding CCR4-NOT transcription complex subunit 6-like isoform X1 has protein sequence MPKEKYDSPDPRRLYTIMSAEELANGKKSHWAELEISGRVRSLSSSLWTLTHLTALHINDNNLSRIPPDIAKLPHLAYLNLSSNKLRSLPAELGNMVSLRELLLNNNLLRVLPYELGRLFQLQTLGLKGNPLSQDILNLYQESDGTRKLLNYMLDNLAVHPEQLPQRPWITLKERDPMTPTAMFTVMCYNVLCDKYATRQLYGYCPSWALNWEYRKKGIMEEITHCDADIISLQEVETEQYYALFLETLKDHGYDGYFCPKSRAKLVSEQERKHVDGCAVFFKTEKFTLVQKHTVEFNQVAMANSEGSEVMLNRVMTKDNIGVAVLLEVNKDMFSGGMKPLQATQFLLVANAHMHWDPEFCDVKLIQTMMFLSELKSITERALSSVATGSPTSDPASIPIVLCADLNSLPDSGVVEYLSNGGVAENHKDFRELRYNEALSNFSCQGKNGPSDGSITHSFQLKSAYQGSLMSYTNYTYDFKGVIDYIFFSKTHMSVAGLLGPLESQWLTDNNITGCPHPHIPSDHFSLLAQLELHPPVVTSLNGLHLPVHR, from the exons GTCGGGTCAGAAGTCTGAGCAGTTCTCTGTGGACCCTCACCCACCTGACGGCTCTACACATCAACGACAACAACCTGAGTCGCATCCCGCCCGACATCGCCAAGCTGCCACACCTGGCCTACCTGAACCTGTCGTCCAACAAGCTCCGCAGCTTGCCCGCCGAACTCGGAAACATGGTGTCTCTCAG ggaGTTGCTTTTAAACAACAATCTTTTGCGAGTTCTACCTTACGAACTCGGGCGGCTGTTCCAGTTACAAACCCTGGGGCTAAAAG GTAACCCTTTGTCCCAAGACATCCTCAACCTGTACCAGGAATCAGACGGAACCAGAAAGCTCTTGAACTACATGCTTGACAATCTAGCAG TGCACCCAGAACAGCTTCCCCAGAGACCTTGGATCACCTTGAAGGAGAGAGACCCAATGACCCCTACAG CCATGTTCACAGTGATGTGTTACAACGTGCTGTGTGACAAGTACGCCACCCGTCAGCTGTACGGCTACTGCCCCTCCTGGGCCCTCAACTGGGAGTACAGGAAGAAGGGCATCATGGAGGAAATCACACACTGTGACGCTGACATCATCAGTCTACAG GAGGTGGAGACGGAGCAGTACTACGCCCTCTTCCTGGAGACTCTAAAAGACCATGGGTACGACGGGTACTTCTGCCCAAAGTCTCGTGCCAAACTGGTCTCGGAACAGGAGAGGAAGCACGTGGACGGATGTGCTGTGTTCTTCAAGACTGAGAA ATTTACTCTGGTGCAGAAACACACGGTGGAATTCAACCAGGTTGCCATGGCAAACTCTGAGGGTTCAGAGGTCATGTTGAACAGGGTCATGACCAAGGACAACATCGGGGTCGCTGTCCTGCTGGAGGTCAACAAGGACATGTTCTCTGGTG GCATGAAGCCTCTGCAGGCGACACAGTTCCTTCTGGTGGCTAACGCCCACATGCACTGGGACCCGGAGTTCTGTGACGTCAAGCTGATCCAGACCATGATGTTCCTGTCTGAGCTGAAGAGCATCACAGAGAGGGCTCTGAGCTCCGTGGCAACAGGCTCCCCGACCTCCGACCCCGCCTCCATCCCTATCGTCCTCTGTGCTGACCTCAACTCCCTGCCAGACTCTG GTGTAGTGGAGTACCTGAGTAACGGCGGCGTAGCAGAGAACCATAAGGACTTCAGAGAGCTACGCTACAACGAAGCGCTCAGCAACTTCAGCTGCCAGGGGAAGAACGGCCCTTCTGACGGCAGCATCACACACAGCTTCCAGCTGAAGAGCGCCTACCAGGGCAGCCTCATGTCTTACACCAACTATACGTATGACTTTAAG GGCGTGATCGACTACATCTTCTTCTCCAAGACTCACATGTCTGTAGCCGGCTTGCTCGGTCCCCTGGAGTCTCAGTGGTTAACGGACAACAACATCACCGGCTGTCCCCACCCCCACATCCCCTCTGACCACTTCTCTCTGCTCGCCCAGCTGGAGCTCCACCCACCCGTCGTCACCTCCCTCAACGGCCTGCACCTGCCCGTCCACAGGTAG
- the cnot6l gene encoding CCR4-NOT transcription complex subunit 6-like isoform X2, with amino-acid sequence MVSLRELLLNNNLLRVLPYELGRLFQLQTLGLKGNPLSQDILNLYQESDGTRKLLNYMLDNLAVHPEQLPQRPWITLKERDPMTPTAMFTVMCYNVLCDKYATRQLYGYCPSWALNWEYRKKGIMEEITHCDADIISLQEVETEQYYALFLETLKDHGYDGYFCPKSRAKLVSEQERKHVDGCAVFFKTEKFTLVQKHTVEFNQVAMANSEGSEVMLNRVMTKDNIGVAVLLEVNKDMFSGGMKPLQATQFLLVANAHMHWDPEFCDVKLIQTMMFLSELKSITERALSSVATGSPTSDPASIPIVLCADLNSLPDSGVVEYLSNGGVAENHKDFRELRYNEALSNFSCQGKNGPSDGSITHSFQLKSAYQGSLMSYTNYTYDFKGVIDYIFFSKTHMSVAGLLGPLESQWLTDNNITGCPHPHIPSDHFSLLAQLELHPPVVTSLNGLHLPVHR; translated from the exons ATGGTGTCTCTCAG ggaGTTGCTTTTAAACAACAATCTTTTGCGAGTTCTACCTTACGAACTCGGGCGGCTGTTCCAGTTACAAACCCTGGGGCTAAAAG GTAACCCTTTGTCCCAAGACATCCTCAACCTGTACCAGGAATCAGACGGAACCAGAAAGCTCTTGAACTACATGCTTGACAATCTAGCAG TGCACCCAGAACAGCTTCCCCAGAGACCTTGGATCACCTTGAAGGAGAGAGACCCAATGACCCCTACAG CCATGTTCACAGTGATGTGTTACAACGTGCTGTGTGACAAGTACGCCACCCGTCAGCTGTACGGCTACTGCCCCTCCTGGGCCCTCAACTGGGAGTACAGGAAGAAGGGCATCATGGAGGAAATCACACACTGTGACGCTGACATCATCAGTCTACAG GAGGTGGAGACGGAGCAGTACTACGCCCTCTTCCTGGAGACTCTAAAAGACCATGGGTACGACGGGTACTTCTGCCCAAAGTCTCGTGCCAAACTGGTCTCGGAACAGGAGAGGAAGCACGTGGACGGATGTGCTGTGTTCTTCAAGACTGAGAA ATTTACTCTGGTGCAGAAACACACGGTGGAATTCAACCAGGTTGCCATGGCAAACTCTGAGGGTTCAGAGGTCATGTTGAACAGGGTCATGACCAAGGACAACATCGGGGTCGCTGTCCTGCTGGAGGTCAACAAGGACATGTTCTCTGGTG GCATGAAGCCTCTGCAGGCGACACAGTTCCTTCTGGTGGCTAACGCCCACATGCACTGGGACCCGGAGTTCTGTGACGTCAAGCTGATCCAGACCATGATGTTCCTGTCTGAGCTGAAGAGCATCACAGAGAGGGCTCTGAGCTCCGTGGCAACAGGCTCCCCGACCTCCGACCCCGCCTCCATCCCTATCGTCCTCTGTGCTGACCTCAACTCCCTGCCAGACTCTG GTGTAGTGGAGTACCTGAGTAACGGCGGCGTAGCAGAGAACCATAAGGACTTCAGAGAGCTACGCTACAACGAAGCGCTCAGCAACTTCAGCTGCCAGGGGAAGAACGGCCCTTCTGACGGCAGCATCACACACAGCTTCCAGCTGAAGAGCGCCTACCAGGGCAGCCTCATGTCTTACACCAACTATACGTATGACTTTAAG GGCGTGATCGACTACATCTTCTTCTCCAAGACTCACATGTCTGTAGCCGGCTTGCTCGGTCCCCTGGAGTCTCAGTGGTTAACGGACAACAACATCACCGGCTGTCCCCACCCCCACATCCCCTCTGACCACTTCTCTCTGCTCGCCCAGCTGGAGCTCCACCCACCCGTCGTCACCTCCCTCAACGGCCTGCACCTGCCCGTCCACAGGTAG
- the LOC139544929 gene encoding C-X-C motif chemokine 13-like, producing the protein MPFNPHYLLVVLTLCCFAALHAFPMGGFAPRVTCRCIRTSSAFISPMRFHKLEILPAGAHCSRIEIIVTKKDKTIVCVNPEARWINKVISLLKSNKGSASVPISTTTDGINMIVEQLQ; encoded by the exons ATGCCCTTTAATCCACACTACTTGTTGGTCGTCCTGACTCTCTGCTGCTTTGCTGCTCTTCACG CGTTTCCAATGGGTGGCTTTGCTCCACGTGTGACATGTCGCTGCATCCGGACGTCCTCTGCCTTCATCTCTCCGATGCGGTTTCACAAGTTGGAGATCTTACCCGCAGGAGCCCACTGTAGTCGCATTGAGATCAT CGTAACCAAGAAGGACAAGACCATCGTCTGTGTGAATCCAGAGGCAAGATGGATCAACAAGGTCATTTCCCTGTTAAAAAG TAACAAGGGAAGTGCAAGTGTCCCCATCTCAACCACTACGGACGGCATCAACATGATAGTGGAACAGCTACAGTAA